One window of the Rosa rugosa chromosome 3, drRosRugo1.1, whole genome shotgun sequence genome contains the following:
- the LOC133736887 gene encoding probable E3 ubiquitin-protein ligase RHY1A encodes MTSASELFYNRRSRYNNSRATHHDLGFDSLCPPDRIYNPRRHHNHHESDGCDLLRRTPSRHLRHRASLTERGAGIGPEQSGTGNRVGPRVSGNERLPGAVVLARERLLERLRGMPPSETRRRRALHIYRSGLLGDDLAPVDERDWSTETWPGRSASVSQSSDLSSQIERMHLLQEANKKPPGLTQEVLDCLSVELFSNTELGVDGLVSKASRDCSICLESFMDGEELICLPCAHRFHTTCLGPWVRIRGDCPYCRRAIIVDSDMSKRTM; translated from the exons ATGACGAGCGCAtcggagcttttctacaaccgCAGGTCTCGCTACAACAACAGCCGAGCCACCCACCACGATCTCGGCTTCGACTCCCTCTGTCCGCCCGACCGGATTTACAATCCTCGCCGTCACCACAACCACCATGAATCCGACGGCTGTGATCTCCTCCGCCGCACCCCCTCCCGGCATCTCCGCCACCGCGCCTCCCTCACG GAGCGTGGAGCTGGAATTGGGCCGGAGCAATCGGGTACGGGTAATCGGGTTGGACCCAGAGTGAGTGGGAATGAGAGGCTGCCTGGTGCTGTTGTGCTGGCTAGGGAGAGGCTACTTGAGAGGTTGAGAGGAATGCCTCCATCGGAAACCAG GCGACGCAGGGCATTGCATATATACAGGAGTGGTCTACTTGGTGATGATTTGGCTCCTGTTGATGAAAGGGATTGGAGTACTGAAACCTGGCCAGGTCGGTCAGCCAGTGTTTCCCAATCCAGTGACTTGAGTTCCCAAATTGAAAGGATGCATCTCTTGCAAGAAGCAAACAAGAAGCCTCCAGGTCTTACTCAAGAGGTCCTTGATTGCTTGAGTGTTGAGCTTTTCAGCAACACAGAATTGGGTGTTGACGGGTTGGTATCAAAAGCATCACGAGATTGTAGTATATGCCTGGAGAGTTTCATGGATGGGGAAGAGCTTATATGCTTGCCCTGCGCACATAGATTCCACACTACCTGCTTGGGACCCTGGGTTCGGATACGAGGAGACTGCCCGTATTGTCGGAGAGCTATAATTGTAGATAGTGACATGTCCAAAAGGACTATGTAG
- the LOC133736886 gene encoding triacylglycerol lipase 2-like: protein MAKYPSASILFLVALVCVSGVAQTIGLDIHNNICKSLVKTRGYICQEHHVTTEDGYILRLLRIPYGRFGSKSTTDQKPPVLLQHGLLTDAASWLLNPPNQALAFILADKGFDVWLANARGTDSSRGHKSLSTNDPAYWDWTWEQLAAYDLPALVNYVNNQTGEKSHYVGHSLGTLTVLAALSQQKLRNSIRSAALLSPIAHLGQISTSLVRVATLTFLPEQFYIFGLREFPPLGRLEQTLQTIVCIHPGVDCSYILTAITGPNCCVSPSSLDLYYEHTPQSTATKNIVHLSQMIRSGTIRMFDYTLPHTNMQHYNQFSPPVYNMANIPKDIPLFLSYGGRDALSDVNDVKALLYDLKDHDKDKLVEQYVEEYAHLDFIMGWNANRKVYDPLITFFGQH from the coding sequence ATGGCCAAGTACCCTTCAGCTAGTATTCTGTTTCTTGTGGCTCTAGTTTGTGTTTCAGGAGTTGCACAAACCATCGGTCTTGATATTCACAATAATATTTGCAAATCTCTGGTGAAGACACGAGGTTATATTTGCCAAGAACATCATGTAACAACTGAAGATGGTTACATTCTCAGGTTGCTAAGAATTCCATATGGACGGTTTGGTAGCAAATCGACCACGGATCAGAAGCCGCCTGTTTTATTACAACATGGGCTTCTAACGGATGCAGCATCATGGCTACTTAATCCACCGAATCAGGCTTTGGCGTTCATCTTAGCTGACAAAGGATTTGATGTATGGCTTGCTAATGCTCGAGGAACGGACTCCAGTCGTGGACACAAATCACTTAGTACTAATGATCCTGCTTATTGGGACTGGACATGGGAACAGTTGGCTGCTTATGATCTTCCTGCTTTGGTCAATTATGTGAACAACCAAACCGGAGAGAAGTCACACTATGTTGGCCATTCCTTAGGCACGTTGACAGTACTAGCTGCCTTGTCCCAACAAAAGCTGAGAAACTCAATAAGATCAGCTGCTTTGCTTAGCCCGATTGCTCATCTGGGTCAGATATCCACATCGCTTGTAAGAGTTGCTACTCTAACATTTTTGCCTGAGCAATTCTACATCTTTGGTCTCCGGGAATTTCCTCCGCTAGGGCGATTAGAACAAACTTTGCAAACCATTGTTTGTATACATCCGGGCGTGGACTGCTCCTACATTTTGACTGCTATAACAGGTCCAAATTGTTGTGTAAGTCCTTCAAGTTTAGATCTTTACTATGAACATACACCACAATCCACTGCCACAAAGAATATTGTACATTTGTCTCAGATGATCAGAAGTGGAACCATAAGAATGTTCGATTACACTCTTCCACACACAAATATGCAGCACTACAATCAGTTTAGTCCTCCGGTGTACAACATGGCAAACATTCCGAAAGACATTCCTCTTTTCCTCAGCTATGGAGGGAGAGATGCACTTTCAGACGTCAACGATGTGAAAGCTTTGCTTTATGACCTCAAAGATCATGACAAAGACAAGCTTGTGGAACAATACGTAGAGGAATatgctcatttggatttcattatGGGTTGGAATGCCAATAGAAAAGTATATGATCCTCTGATCACTTTCTTTGGGCAACATTGA
- the LOC133740387 gene encoding uncharacterized protein LOC133740387, which produces MLLGSTRAMTSGGISKSKIFLLSSCREAKRVDQRYFSKLSGTADGSSRKKKSHERPEMESSSSQSSSWVPDPRTGIYIPKGHERVMDDVPKGAASLNNQTFWLRNVDGVLEKPDPDTAPDQYYQMHM; this is translated from the exons ATGTTATTGGGTAGCACTCGCGCTATGACAAGTGGAGGGATTTCAAAATCAAAGATATTTCTTCTCAG TTCATGCCGGGAAGCTAAGCGAGTGGATCAACGCTACTTCAGCAAGCTAAGTGGAACTGCTGATGGATCaagcagaaagaagaagagtcaCGAGCGGCCAGAAATGGAGAGTTCGAGTTCACAGAGCAGCAGCTGGGTTCCGGATCCACGCACCGGAATATATATTCCGAAAGGGCATGAACGGGTGATGGATGATGTCCCTAAAGGAGCAGCATCTCTTAATAACCAGACTTTCTGGCTGAGGAACGTGGATGGTGTACTTGAGAAACCCGACCCGGATACTGCCCCTGACCAATACTACCAAATGCATATGTGA